The DNA sequence TGAACAATATCTGCGGCCTAAGTAGTTGGTAAGCGTGACCTTAACTAAATCTTAAGAAACCATTAATAAACAACGCTGTGGCGAAGGGTAGGTAAGTCATTGTAGATTAATGTTTTACGGAGAATTTCGTGTAAATATTTTGATTGTTCGAAATTATTTGTTTAAATAAAAACACTACTGTTCAACTAATAGTGTTCTATTAGAAGTAGTGTACTTGGTCGGTAAAGGATTGCCTGATGTTAGACCCTTTCAGCTTTCATTTCTTAATTCAAAAATCCAACTGCTTTTCTTAACTCACCAGATGTGGTGTGGTTCTATTTTCCTTTTTCTATTCCTTGGTGCGGGAGGCGTTATGTTGATGACAAACAAGCGGAAATTCCAAAAGGGCTTTACTCTGATTGAACTACTGGTTGTGATCGCGATTATTGCAATCCTGATTGCCCTGTTACTGCCGGCGGTGCAGCCAGCGCGGGAAGCGGCCCGCCGCAGTACCTGTAAAAACAATATGAAGCAGCTGGCGCTCGCGCTGCACAATTATCACGAAACGCATGGTCTGTTTCCGCCGGGAGCAATCGCCACAACGACGACCTCCAGTGCTTACAATGTCTGGGGGGATGCTGGAAAAACTCCCGGCACGGGTTTACACGGGACAAGCTGGATGGTCCAGATTCTCCCGTATGTCGATCAGGCAGCGCTCTACAATAAATGGAACTTCAACACCAACGTAATGGGGAATCGCAGTCTGGCAGAGAACGACATTCCTTTGTTCTATTGCCCAACACGCCGCAGTAAGGTTCGCAAGGTAGACGACAGAATCATGCTCGGAGAAAATCCGGTAGCGGGTTCGACACTACCCTCCAACCGGTTTGTCAAAGGAGGCTCCGATTACGGAACCTGCATCGGCGGTGGAAATGGCTGGGCCGATGGTGATTACTTTCACCTGACGCACCGCACCGATTCACTGATCGGCACGTTCGGGGGAGGCAGCGGTGCCTTTCTGGGTATGTTCTCCGTGAATAGTGATACCGCGATTCGCGATGTCGACGATGGCACTTCTAATACCATCATGGCCGGAGAGTTGCAGAAGCTGCACAGTTCCAGTGCTCCCAAATCGAGCCAGGACTGTTGGGCGGCAGGTGGAGTGGCCACCATGTTTGATACCGGAATTTCCGGGGGCACTGCGGGGGGCTTTAACAATAATTTCTACCAGTCAGCCGGTTCCGACCATGAAGGAGGCGCTCATTTCGGTTTCGCGGATGGCTCCGTTCATTTTCTCAGCGAAAACATGAGCTCCCGCGTCTACCTGGAACTCGGAACCGCGGACGGTCAGGAATCGACGAACTTTAGTCCTTGAGTTGACGGAGGATTATACCAATGCTTAACAATCAGAAATGCAGTGTCATTCGGAACGACTCAATGTGTCACACGAGTTCCCGGATCGGAGTCTGCTGATCGATCAGGTACTGAGGACGTCCGTTGTTGTCTTCGATTGTCGTGGACGCGACATCGATTCCCAGATTGTGATACAGCGTCGCGAAGACTTCCTGCATATGCACGGGGCGATCAACGGCTTCTTCACCCAGTCGGTTTGTTGAACCGATTACCTGGCCGGTCTGCATGCCTCCACCGGCCATCAGGGCGGCGTGCACGCGGGGCCAGTGATCACGGCCGGCGTTTTTATTGATCTTGGGCGTGCGACCAAATTCGCCCCAGACTAATACGGTTACATCTTTATCCATGCCGCGATCATGCAGATCCTGAACCAGGGCTGCGACTCCCTGGTCGAGCAGGGGAACGACCTTGCGGGCATGACCAAAGTTATTACCGTGCCAGTCGAAGTGAGCGAAGCTGCAGGTGACGCAGCGTGCGCCTGCTTCCACTGCCCGGCGCGCCAGTAGAAAGCGGGACATGATCGCCTGGTATCCCATGTCCAGTTTGTAGCTGAGAACCTTGGGATCATCTTTACCATAGCGGGCGCGGACTTTGGGATCTTCGCGTTCCAGATCCAGTGCCTCAACCAGACGCGAGGAAGAGAGGACATCCAGTGCCTGCTGCGTATAGCCATCGTAGGTGCCGTCGGTCAGACCGGTTTCGGAGGTCCTGCGAAAACGGTCCAGGTCTTCCAGCAGTCGCGTTCGTTCGGACAGCCGTCCCTTATTGATTGAATTCAACGTCATGTTCTCCATCACGCGTCCATCGGGACGGAATGGAGCGTGCGTCAGTCCCAGATAGCCGGGACCTTTGATGTTCCAGGGATCGTGGGCCATCGTATGTGACAAATCAATGTAGGGAGGGACCGTTGGGTGTACGGGGCCTGCCACACGGGAGAGAGCCGATCCTAGAGAGGGCCAGCCTCCCTGAGGTTGAGAGCTACGGAAGTGATGACCGGTGCAGCACTCAAACGAATCGTGGCGACCTTCTGCGCCAACCAGTGAGCGGATGATCGAAAACTTATCCATCATACCGGCGACGCGGGGCATCAGTTCGCTGATCTGTATCCCGGGGACGTTGGTGTCGATCGGTTTGAATTCTCCGCGGACTTCATCCGGTGCGTCTGGCTTCAGGTCGAACATATCCTGATGTGGTGGACCACCGGCGAGGAAGATCATGATGACGGCTTTGTGTGAAGAACGCTTCCCCGACTGTTCCTGTGCTTTCAGAATCTGGGGCAGTGAGAGCCCCCCCATTGCCAGGCCACCAATCTGCATGAAAGAGCGGCGGGGCATACGGTCACATAAACGAATTGACTGATCTTCTAGCCTGAGCATCAATGCTCCCTTTCAGTGAATCCAAACCATCTACTAACTAACGCTTGCACCTGTAACAGGTTACCTCACATATAAGCGTAAACCAATACAAGACGTTTGAATAGAAGAATCGGCTGAAAACAAAAGAAAATTAAGAAATTCGCTGGTTCGTACCCGTATTCTAATGGAGAAACGGGAAGAGCCCCTAAAGATGCCCGTTTGTGACAGCAATACCTGCGTGCTGAGCGGCTTTAAAAGCGTTTTTTAAAGTCGATCCGGCCTTCTTCTACATCGCCACAGAGGGAGAGGCGGTAGTTCCGATCATTCTCGATCAACGAGATTCCGCCGTCGATATTGCCATGACTGCTGATCCAGCCTTTTCCTTCCAGCGCATTCAGATAACGGGTTACCCGGTTGGGAGAGGGAATGGCGAATTCAGAAGCGATTTGCTGGACCGAGGGAGAGATTCCGGTCCGGTCAATTTCACGAGTTATATAGTCCAGAATATTCTGTTCACGATCGGTGAGATACTGGTTCATTGATTTCTCCTTGCGCATCACATGCGCAGCTGAGGGCGCAGAAAGAGCCCACAATCATCCTTGAGAATCAGACCCGGATTCCTATACAGGTCTTGAAGAAGAAAAACGCAATGATTCTTAAAAGTGACTTCCTTCAGCGAGTCACACGCGGCCACCACCAGGTGAATGGGGAGGGAATCAACACGGGCAAAGCATATAAGGCTTATCGTCGATCGTCAATCAAAATTTGAGGCAAGTTCGGTTTATTCATCGTCGATCAGCCGAATCTGCTGGTATTCAGGGTCGAAAAATTTTTGACCTCAGAGACGGTGCTCCAGGATACGAAAACATAAATATAAACGTTGATGATTTTGTTGCAATTGGACTTTAACTGCCTGTCACATTGAATTATATTGATGTGATATAAGGTACACCGGAATATCAGCTTGCGCTTGTCGAGTCAATCTCTTGGATTCAGGAGAGTTACCATGCCTGCCCACAGTCCCACCCGCCATCCTCTGATCTCTCGTCGGACCGCACTCGAAGTCGGTTCGGTGAGTCTGCTGGGGATGGGAATCAATCACCTGGATGCACTCCGGGCACAAGCAGCCGGCGGAACGAAACACCGTACTGCAAAGTCCTGTATCTTCATCTTCCTCTCCGGCGGTCTCTCACAGCACGAGAGTTTTGATATGAAGCCGAATGCGAGCGCGGAGATCCGCGGTGAGTTCGATCCAATCGCCACCCGCACTCCGGGCGTGCAGATTTCAGAACA is a window from the Gimesia benthica genome containing:
- a CDS encoding DUF1559 domain-containing protein, with the protein product MLMTNKRKFQKGFTLIELLVVIAIIAILIALLLPAVQPAREAARRSTCKNNMKQLALALHNYHETHGLFPPGAIATTTTSSAYNVWGDAGKTPGTGLHGTSWMVQILPYVDQAALYNKWNFNTNVMGNRSLAENDIPLFYCPTRRSKVRKVDDRIMLGENPVAGSTLPSNRFVKGGSDYGTCIGGGNGWADGDYFHLTHRTDSLIGTFGGGSGAFLGMFSVNSDTAIRDVDDGTSNTIMAGELQKLHSSSAPKSSQDCWAAGGVATMFDTGISGGTAGGFNNNFYQSAGSDHEGGAHFGFADGSVHFLSENMSSRVYLELGTADGQESTNFSP
- a CDS encoding DUF1501 domain-containing protein, with protein sequence MLRLEDQSIRLCDRMPRRSFMQIGGLAMGGLSLPQILKAQEQSGKRSSHKAVIMIFLAGGPPHQDMFDLKPDAPDEVRGEFKPIDTNVPGIQISELMPRVAGMMDKFSIIRSLVGAEGRHDSFECCTGHHFRSSQPQGGWPSLGSALSRVAGPVHPTVPPYIDLSHTMAHDPWNIKGPGYLGLTHAPFRPDGRVMENMTLNSINKGRLSERTRLLEDLDRFRRTSETGLTDGTYDGYTQQALDVLSSSRLVEALDLEREDPKVRARYGKDDPKVLSYKLDMGYQAIMSRFLLARRAVEAGARCVTCSFAHFDWHGNNFGHARKVVPLLDQGVAALVQDLHDRGMDKDVTVLVWGEFGRTPKINKNAGRDHWPRVHAALMAGGGMQTGQVIGSTNRLGEEAVDRPVHMQEVFATLYHNLGIDVASTTIEDNNGRPQYLIDQQTPIRELV
- a CDS encoding LexA family protein, whose protein sequence is MNQYLTDREQNILDYITREIDRTGISPSVQQIASEFAIPSPNRVTRYLNALEGKGWISSHGNIDGGISLIENDRNYRLSLCGDVEEGRIDFKKRF